One genomic window of Candidatus Shapirobacteria bacterium includes the following:
- the nusG gene encoding transcription termination/antitermination protein NusG: MPKTSTKTNKREFLFKLSSYEPSFDARWYVINTYSGHEYKVIEALKTRIKTMNLEDKIFQAIVPIQSKMVIRRGQKVKTQEKTFPGYVIVQMELTDDSWITVRTTQGVTGFIGINNQPSAISQEEVERILQTTEEDKPRYQAPFGIGDVVKITNGPFADFIGTIDSIDQEKGKIRCLVSFFERETPVELDFLQVTKEL; encoded by the coding sequence ATGCCAAAAACTTCAACCAAAACCAACAAAAGAGAGTTTCTTTTTAAACTTTCCTCGTACGAACCCTCTTTTGATGCCAGATGGTACGTTATAAACACCTATTCCGGCCACGAATACAAAGTCATCGAAGCTCTCAAAACCAGGATCAAGACCATGAACCTCGAAGACAAGATCTTTCAGGCCATTGTCCCCATCCAAAGCAAAATGGTTATCCGCCGCGGACAAAAAGTAAAAACCCAGGAGAAAACTTTTCCGGGTTACGTCATTGTCCAAATGGAACTAACTGATGATTCCTGGATCACTGTCCGCACTACCCAGGGAGTCACTGGGTTTATTGGTATCAATAACCAACCATCGGCCATCTCTCAGGAAGAAGTCGAAAGAATACTTCAAACTACCGAAGAAGACAAGCCACGATATCAGGCTCCTTTTGGCATCGGCGACGTCGTCAAGATCACCAACGGTCCCTTCGCTGACTTCATTGGCACTATCGATTCTATTGATCAGGAAAAAGGCAAAATCCGCTGTCTCGTTTCCTTTTTTGAGCGCGAAACCCCGGTCGAACTTGACTTTTTACAGGTTACCAAAGAATTATAA
- the secE gene encoding preprotein translocase subunit SecE, producing the protein MQKIRQFINEVRTEFKNITWPKKDALIQLTFVVISISIAISLILGGFDFLFTNAIGYLTTGQNKQNTTNQPSLQEAVSSPSAAMVTITITEPTVIPSTTK; encoded by the coding sequence ATGCAAAAAATCCGTCAGTTTATCAATGAAGTCAGGACAGAATTCAAAAATATCACCTGGCCCAAAAAAGATGCTTTAATTCAGCTTACTTTTGTGGTAATATCTATCTCAATCGCTATCTCCCTAATATTAGGCGGTTTCGATTTTCTTTTTACAAACGCCATTGGTTATTTAACCACTGGTCAAAACAAACAAAATACTACAAACCAACCGAGTCTGCAGGAAGCGGTTTCTTCACCCTCTGCCGCCATGGTCACCATAACCATTACAGAACCCACAGTTATACCGTCAACAACCAAATAA
- a CDS encoding MBOAT family O-acyltransferase translates to MSFLSNRFILFFLAVWGLSIVLRPHKRVYKSLIVIASFVFYGFFGIYGVLVLTVDVLINYGLIRLLERDKAKREILGLAVGFNVLFLAAYKYFNVFAEGMAGRGLGVGAEIIVPVGISFITFKIISVLVDSYRQKIRVKSLADYIAFVSFFPQITAGPIGRYREFEQDLNRLNGFGVDIYKLETGRFWTLMIGGWLKMYLIGGALFEVVNQTINSPQSFGRVDLLLGMVSLSFFIYANFSGYSDMSEAVAGALGFRTPKNFDDPYRSGGVGEFWQRWHISLSSWLRDYLYIPLGGNRKGMPRKYFNLLATMTIGGVWHGVGVNFLVWGGIHGVMLVLDHALGNLIRPKFVGITKGIKALFKGVGWLLTFGLINITWIIFYPKNIGFSIRYLENLVGSREPLVTLWSVKLGCVLVLSGILSVFGGKIQETVSGVLTKAPWVARYFLLIAIFYLIILFGPSTYVAPAAYFNF, encoded by the coding sequence ATGTCATTTTTGTCGAATAGGTTTATTTTGTTTTTTTTGGCGGTGTGGGGGTTGTCGATAGTTTTACGGCCCCACAAGAGGGTATATAAATCTTTGATTGTAATTGCCAGTTTTGTTTTTTACGGTTTTTTTGGGATTTACGGGGTTTTGGTATTGACGGTCGACGTACTGATAAATTATGGGCTTATAAGATTATTGGAGCGGGACAAAGCCAAAAGAGAAATTTTGGGGTTGGCGGTAGGGTTTAACGTGCTTTTTCTGGCAGCTTATAAATATTTTAATGTTTTTGCGGAGGGGATGGCCGGGCGCGGACTGGGGGTGGGGGCGGAAATAATAGTGCCGGTGGGAATTTCTTTTATTACTTTTAAAATAATCAGTGTTTTAGTCGATAGCTATCGGCAAAAAATAAGGGTAAAAAGTTTAGCGGATTACATAGCTTTTGTTAGTTTTTTCCCCCAGATTACTGCCGGGCCGATTGGCAGGTATAGGGAGTTTGAGCAGGATTTAAATCGGCTAAACGGATTTGGAGTTGATATTTACAAATTGGAGACGGGAAGGTTTTGGACGCTAATGATTGGCGGGTGGTTGAAAATGTATCTAATCGGGGGGGCTTTATTTGAGGTAGTAAATCAAACTATTAATTCGCCGCAGAGTTTCGGGCGGGTGGATTTGCTTTTGGGAATGGTGAGTCTGAGTTTTTTTATTTACGCAAATTTTTCTGGTTATTCGGATATGTCGGAGGCAGTGGCCGGAGCCTTGGGGTTTAGAACACCTAAAAATTTTGACGATCCATATCGATCGGGGGGGGTGGGGGAGTTTTGGCAAAGATGGCATATAAGTTTATCAAGCTGGCTCCGCGATTACCTTTATATACCGCTGGGGGGAAACCGGAAAGGGATGCCCCGGAAATATTTTAATTTATTGGCGACAATGACAATTGGGGGAGTTTGGCATGGGGTGGGGGTAAATTTTTTGGTTTGGGGAGGAATACATGGGGTGATGTTAGTGCTAGATCACGCTCTGGGTAATTTAATCCGGCCAAAGTTTGTCGGGATAACGAAAGGGATAAAAGCACTTTTTAAAGGAGTGGGGTGGCTTTTGACTTTCGGATTAATAAATATCACCTGGATTATTTTTTATCCAAAAAATATAGGGTTTTCAATTAGGTATTTGGAGAATTTGGTTGGTTCAAGAGAGCCTTTGGTGACATTGTGGTCGGTAAAATTAGGATGCGTGTTGGTATTGTCCGGGATATTGAGTGTTTTTGGAGGTAAAATTCAGGAAACAGTTTCAGGAGTGCTGACAAAAGCGCCGTGGGTGGCTAGATATTTTTTGCTGATAGCGATATTTTATTTAATAATTTTATTTGGACCTAGTACTTATGTTGCCCCAGCCGCATATTTCAATTTTTAG
- a CDS encoding DUF459 domain-containing protein, whose product MAIMVLVSMGFVLKIKEAGKQGGMVNSLGQVQPVVSVTVAENQGPTETPVIKKKLSSILILGDSMIVEGFGPRLANDLVVFPNLEVARRGKYSTGLNRRDVFDWYKETVDLVVEHKPEVLVVMFGANDSQNILDKQGNPFGLDEPEWDEVYRERVAEYMGLVSHITEKIYWVGQPAAREVVFSERLRHLNQIYEQEAQKWENIEYISTWERFVGEGGKYRSVVADNEGIVKRVKTDDGIHMTNHGSKIMSRLVVEEIQNDYKLDFN is encoded by the coding sequence ATGGCGATAATGGTATTGGTTTCGATGGGATTTGTTTTAAAGATTAAAGAAGCGGGTAAACAGGGAGGAATGGTCAATTCTTTAGGTCAAGTTCAGCCGGTGGTGTCGGTGACGGTAGCGGAAAATCAAGGGCCTACTGAGACTCCTGTTATCAAGAAAAAATTATCTTCGATTTTGATTTTGGGGGATTCGATGATAGTGGAGGGGTTTGGACCGAGACTGGCAAATGACTTGGTGGTTTTTCCGAATCTAGAGGTGGCAAGAAGGGGGAAATATTCGACCGGGTTAAACAGAAGAGATGTTTTTGACTGGTATAAGGAAACCGTTGATCTGGTGGTGGAACATAAACCAGAGGTGTTGGTGGTAATGTTTGGGGCCAATGACAGTCAAAATATATTGGATAAGCAGGGTAACCCTTTTGGGCTAGATGAGCCTGAATGGGATGAAGTATATAGGGAGAGGGTAGCGGAATATATGGGACTGGTTTCCCATATAACGGAAAAAATATATTGGGTGGGGCAACCGGCCGCCCGTGAAGTTGTCTTTTCTGAAAGGTTGAGGCATTTGAATCAGATATATGAGCAAGAGGCTCAAAAATGGGAAAATATTGAGTATATTTCTACCTGGGAGCGATTTGTCGGAGAAGGAGGTAAATACAGATCGGTGGTGGCTGATAACGAGGGAATAGTAAAACGGGTAAAGACAGATGACGGAATCCATATGACTAACCATGGTTCCAAAATTATGAGCCGGCTAGTGGTCGAAGAGATTCAAAATGATTATAAACTAGACTTCAATTAG